In the Atribacteraceae bacterium genome, CACCCGGGACATGCAATTGCCCGAAGACAGATGAAGGGATTTGGTGGCATGGTGTCATTGGAATTAAATGAGGGAGTTAAGGGGGTTAGTAGCTTTCTGAAAAGAATCAAGGTCTTTTCCCTGGCGGAATCGCTGGGGGGTGTTGACTCCCTTGCCGAGCACCCGGCGACAATGAGCCACGCCTCGCTGCCCGAGGATTACAGGGCGAGAGTGGGAATCACCGACGATTTAATCAGGTTATCAATAGGTCTGGAAAATATCGATGATTTGATTGAAGACTTACAGCAGGCACTGCAGCAGGGTTAGAAGAGTGGCTAAAAATCTATTTTCCGAGTACCGGGAGTGTAAGGGTAAAGATAGAAAGAAACCAGAGAGGTGGGGCAAAATGCCTAAGAAATTAACTTTGCTTCTTGTTGGGATAGTCCTGGTCATCGGGATAATTGCGGGGGTAGCAATGCTGTTGCCGCCCACTCCTGCGGAAGTTCCCGAGGACAGTGTTACCCGAATAGTGGTAGCCGATGCTCCCACGACTCATCACTTGAACCTGTATGTCGCGCAAGAAAAAGGGCTTTTTACGAAGTATGGGCTGGAGGTGGAGATCATCAGCGTGGAAAGTCTGTCTGCGGCAAGAGACGCCGTGATCACCGGTACCGCCGATGTATTCTGGAGTTGCCCTACGGTGGCAATTGCGGCCATAGCGGGAGGGGCGCCTATCAGGACCATAGCCCAGGTCAAGATCCCCTGCACTTCGGTGCTGCTGGTTCCGGCCGATTCGCCCATACAGGGCTATGAGGATCTGGCGGGCAAGACCATCGCGGGCATATCGCCGTCTTGTGAAGCGGTCATTGCCATAAGCAATGCCGCCGGGGATGCGGGAGTTGAATTTAACCTGGTTACGCTGGCCGGAGGGGCTGCCATTGCCGCTCTGGAAGCCGGACAGGT is a window encoding:
- a CDS encoding ABC transporter substrate-binding protein; this encodes MPKKLTLLLVGIVLVIGIIAGVAMLLPPTPAEVPEDSVTRIVVADAPTTHHLNLYVAQEKGLFTKYGLEVEIISVESLSAARDAVITGTADVFWSCPTVAIAAIAGGAPIRTIAQVKIPCTSVLLVPADSPIQGYEDLAGKTIAGISPSCEAVIAISNAAGDAGVEFNLVTLAGGAAIAALEAGQVDGAILEEPHASIAELAGFRVMFREAAEAIPCRTISARKAFITDNTDALRRMIKAIDEANAIINADPVAEDIVEIAHVPTGAPREAIIHGNPRLIFTTRLDEEGLCRLGDELVRMGHIRECPLGYMFAPEFRGITWD